TCCACAAGCTTGCCCTAAATTCTCCCTTAATTACCCaattcttttctcatttttaaaAACAGATGAGGGAAGAGACTAGACCTAATTTTCGAGACAAAAAACGGCAGCCTCTAAAATTCCTAAAAATCTAGCAGCAACACCCACCACAAAAATAGCTGCCGCTCCATTTCCAAACCAGCCACCACCAAACCTTTCAACCATCTCCACTGCACCTTTTTCTCAAGCTTTTTTCACTATTTCATTTGATAAGCCAATTTCCAACAACCCCTATTTTGTAAAATAAAGTATAACACACAAAAGGGGATTAGACAACAAAGAGGGCTAGAAAATAAGGAATAGAAACAAAAAAGGGAGTGAGGAAACGGTGGAGAAAAAGCCAAAAAAGAAGGCAGACTTTCAACTTTCTTTTTTCATCTTTGATTTtcgttgttttttttttttaagattaaaaaaaaacataTACAAAAATACTGTTGTAGTTTGgttaatttttaatcaagtttcaaagaaaaaaaatcagaaaaacacaaaaaatatacaCTCCTGCTTCGTTCTTCTGATTTCGATTTAGTTAGTCGTTTGAATTTGAGGTTGGTTTGAATTTATCGCTGGAGTTTGTTTGGATTTGAGTTCTAGTTCCGGTGCCGATTCGAAGCCCGATCGTGGATTTTGGTCGCGGTCTATGCTCCTACTACTGTCTCATTTTCCGGTCAGATCTGGTCTGCCGGAGCTCGCTGTAACTGAgttcttattaatattattgagaTTTTAAAGCTGCCGAAGATTACTGTCGTAGCTGTTTCTGTTTTGCTGAGCTTCGATCGAGTTTTGCCGTTGCCTTTAGTCGGTTTATTCGAGTTTTCTTTGTTCAACCAGGTTAGTTTGAAACTTCTCTGTATTATGCTTTTTTTTTAGTAAATGATTAAATAATTGAGTTCTTGCGTAAATTTGAAGATTCGCTCGATTCCTGATTTTTGTTATTCTTATGTGTAATGGATGCTCATTCCTCAGGTTATTAGTGACTTCTgctattattttgatttggtgTTTACCTCTATTTTTAACCAAAATTTTGTCTCGTATCATTGTTGTATATTTCATGTCCTAATGGTCCTCAAGTGTTAGTGAATACCGAGATTCCATATTTATTATATCAATTCGTTCTGTTGATTTCCTTGAAAAAGATGCACAAATTTTCATGTGTTTGTCATGCCTCCATTAATTGATTTAGGTAGCTAAATTGGAGGTTTAATTTAGTGATTATTGAAGTGTAAATAGAGCTTTGCCTTCAATGGCTCAATCAAGTGGGTTGTGGTTTGCTTTTAAAGAACAAAACAGAGTTGGGCCTTCGGTATAGTATTTGGTCGAGAAAATATTTGGTTCAAAGGGATCATTTTAATGGTTTAGAGTAAGAAGTTATTCATAAGCTAGTCCGTCCCTAATAGCTAGTAGATAtcaaaatgacaaaaaataaaatagttGTAAATATTTCTAAATGTAGATAACTTGTCAATactctaaataaataaaatatttcttgAATTCCAAATGCCCCTATATCCATTAATTTTGACCATCACaaaaatctcaaattagtttaggaaaataactcatgatcatcgtagcttgctttaggcgcgattaattaTTAATCattgtgactatgggtacggttcccgtggcatagtcacgatacgtaaattcaCATTCGGGTGtacatttcatgtgacccgaccgTAACTTCAAATGATAATAAAATTAACacgttgtaaatcgcgggtgcgtttcacgtggcgcggttcgcaatgtgtacaaaaacaaatgagtgcgcgacatcgcgacttattcaaataaatttcataaatactaaatgcgatttaaaagtaaagaatgcacaataggttttaaacatgtattaaatcagataattaggccaagtataaATTGTTAAGccaccgtgctaaaaccacggaactcgaaAGTGCCTCACACTTTCTTCCGGATTAATAGAATTTCTTACCCTGTCTTTtgtgttcgcggaccgtaaaaatagagtcaatttcctcgatttgggatttaaaataaaccggtgacttgggacaccataaattattccaagtggcgactctgatcaaataaataatcccatttcgaacaatgtcacttaaattgaaaaaactcccatATCTCgttcggaaaaaaggaggtgtgacatataccaaatcctacttcaacccaaatttaaagaactctaAAACCTCCAATgtaccaactttcactattaagcgccgaaatactcccagggtcatccaaaacctgatacgaacatatgcccaagtctgaaatcatcatacaaacctattagaaccgtcaaatctcgattctgaggtcgtttactcaaaatgttgaccaaagtcaaacatagccttttaaggccaaaccaaggaaccaagtgttccgatttcaacccgaacctttctaaatctcgaactaaccattttcgcaagtcataaaattgtaaaagcacatatgtggagtcttatttaggaaaatagggatctaaaaagcaaaacgatcggtcgagTTGTTACAGAATAGTTGAGGGTTCGCCGACTTACAATTGGGTAGCAGTAGATATAAAGCACCAGTGGGATTCAACTTACAACAGTGAAAAGATGAATGCAGATTTTGTGAATTGGGATTAAGGAATTAGTGTATGTTTTGGACTGAGCATGGTAATACAAAGTGGAACACTTTGTAATTCCAATTTTCACCTACAATTCCTCTACAATTCCTCGGACTACAATGCTATGGTAAGGTTGTTTAAAGCATCAAAGAAGCAACAAAACCTTTGGTGAAATCTTAGAAATCACCTTATTGTTTCAACTTTTCAGTTCAAAGTCCAAAGAATATGTTGTACTTTTAAGCTGCAAACATTACTGGGAGTATTTCTAAAAGGATTAATATTAGACAATATAACTTTTATTACATGACTTCTACAACAATTAGACAGTTAATCAACTAAAATGAGATCAATATAATGCATCAAATATGGACCATAAAAACAACAGAAAATTAGGCTGAACACTCAAAATGCATGCTACTTTTTTCCCACGAACAACAAAAAAATGGCTAGGGCATAATAAACCAAAAGGACTAAtaagaagagagaaaaaaaaaataatacataGATCAATGAAAAAGAAACTCGACCTCAGACATAATCAAAAGTTGCCAACTTCATAACAGAAAATTTTCATCTAGACACATGCTGCATGGAGCATAGTGAAATAGATATACATGATTTCTTTGCAAAAATATTAGTTTAAGCATAGTCAATTAATTGATGGGTACAAAATTCTTAATTGATTAATGCATGAGGATTCTTGACAGAGAGAATATTGGTGTGAAGTTAACTTACCATCTCAAGGCACATACTCAATTGAATAGCTAAAATTCTCGAGATTTGAGAGATATAAAAGATAACCAGCTTACCTTTTAGGTAATTTGTCGCGCAAAGAGTTGCATGTGGATAGAAAGAATCGAAGAGACTTAAGAGTCAATTATAGGAGTTTTTAATCAAATGACGTATTGTACTAGAATTTATGGTTTGTCCtgtaatataaaaaaaattattggaTAAATAATGGACTAGTGTAAAAGATTATTATTATGGTAAATAATAATGTGGGTAATGACTAACGTTATACGGTGAATAATAATTTATATAGTGTCTTTGCAATATTTcgtatttatatattattataaaactTATGAAGATTCTAATCTTTTTATGTATTGATTTTAGATTAATAATTTGGGCTTCGGAGAACCCTAGCTCTGATACGATATTAGCAGCGGAAATCAAAACAAATTTAAGAAAAACTTGAGCTAGAGTTCGAGAGAGAATTAGAAGTAAGAGAGAAACTTTTATTGAACTGTTGATAAAAAATACAAAATGAATTCGTCTCTGCAAATATCTGGAAGTCGATTCTTTTATTAAAAAACCCGACTCAAGTACAAATAATCAATCAGTAAAGAAAAATTGGGTTTGGCTCATTTACAAATAAATGACTACTGAAATGGaccaataacaaaatcaatttgGACTTCGGAGAACCCtaactctgataccatgttagcaGCGAAAATCAATACAAATTTAGGAAAACCTTGAGCTAGATTTCGAGAGAGAATGAGAAGAAAGAGATAGAAACTTTTATTGGTTTGTTGATGAAAACTACAAAATAAATTTGTCCCTAAAAGTATCTGGAAGTCAGTTCTGTTATACCCCATTTTAAATTGGTTAAAATAAGGTACAATATATAGGCAAATCCGAGTTTGATTAAAGtaaaagagtcgccacctaattaGGACACCTAAAGTAATTTAATAAAGTATAGCTCGGTTAATGGCCTACTTAACCTAAAGATTCTAGGTAAAGGTTCAATTAATCTAAAATGAAGGTTTTTTAAGGTATTCTTTAAGATTCATTTTAAATGGTTAACCATCCAAACTTAGATTAGTTTAAATTAAGGCAGAGTAACAAATCCTCTAGAAAATATTAGTTAATGCTAAATATAAAGATTGTGAAATGATTAAAATATGAACAAGGCAACAAATAATGAAGTGGTTACGTGTAATatcaatttttctaacttaagaGTTTGCAAACGGTTTCTTGACAAAATATGTTCTGTATTGTTGAAAAAGAAGGCCAGGTTTGAATTGATTTAAAAGGACACTAGATCGAACATTGTAAGAAAATAATTAGTGATAAAAGGGTTTTTATCGTGAAATAGAGGAAAGACTAAGTAATCAACTAAAACTTTAACATAAAATCTCAAGACTTGAGATAACCTTGAATATATAGCTCAACAATCATAAAAGACTAAATAGAACAAATGATAGAAGGAAAGGTAAGAAATACGCCATAGGCTCCCCCCAAGCAAATTTTCGCTTGTTTTCTTCTCGTCGGGTGCACTCTAAGGAAGATGTTATATGATGACTCCATGCTCGGGTATGAGGGAGTCTTGCATTAAGACTCCAAGTTTGCACTAGAGCATACATGCGAAGAAaaggagaaataaaaaaaatgataacAATATAGTTGTTATACGGGATTTCTATTAATGTGATGCACCTACCAATTTAAAATATTGAACTTAAACACAGTTTGTTAACATCAAACTCAATCAAACTAAAGATAGAGTCCTAAAGCCATGGTTTCTAAGTTTCCGACTAAGCTTAACATAATACATACGAATATGTAACAACCAACACTTTCTCTTTTGTTCAACACATAGGTAAGTAGAACAATGATTAGATCTAAAATCGTGTTTTCACAATTGAAATTAGAACCAACAACTTAATACTTTTCCAAGTAAACCAACGTAAAACAGAATCCCTAAACAATGAGGTTCTTCTAGAGGACGTGATTACAAAATTTATTAACATATTTAAGCACAACTAAAGAAAAGGAAACCCAAAACATAATTATTCTATGCAAACAACAGTATTTTAAACCAAAGAGGAGAATCAAAAGCAGGGTCAGATATTACCTTTTGTGGGGCAGTGAACAGGGGCGAGTCCAGATCTACTCGTTTCTCACGGACAATATCAAATTTGACTCGAACGATTAAGAAATGTGACCTCTATTATGGTCGAAGCCAAACAGAgaagaaagaattaaaagaaaaataagccaCTAAAGAGAGGGTAAATATTCAGTAACTCGCTCGATTTTGACTATGTAAAAATGGTTTTCAAGGATCTGAAAGTTAGAGTTTTTTGTGGTGTTTTCGTGCTCTAGAACCTGGGTTTCGGCTGAGAGCCAAAGGGAATAATTATAGAGAAAATTTAGGGTACTTTGAGAGATGATTGTGCGAGATTTTTTAAGACCTAAGCTTTCAAAATCAAGTCAAAAGACCCATTTGAAATTCAAACGTTGGAGAAGGAATCATATCTCTGAAAAGTCGATTCGTTTTGTGTCCAGAGTATCAAGGATTCAAAAGTATGATTGGCCTTTTTGTTTGACCAAATCTTTCAAGGACAGACGATTTGGAGAGAGCAGAGTCATGAGGAGCGCTGGAGTAGGAGCTTGCACCAAAATGGGCATAAGGCTAACTAGCTAAAGCTCTTGAGAAtcaaatttttcatcaaaagtgGGAAAAAGACGAGGAGAATCTATCAAACAAAGAAAAGGAAGGGGAGGTTGCTGGTATTGAGAGGGCGAGAGAAACGAAAACCTATTTTGATTAATGTGTGTTTTGAGTTTTCATTTAATTGGGCTCAGAGTGATTGGGCTCGGAGTGATTGCCTatccgaatatatatatatatatatatatatatatattgtgtagtAAAATGGGTTGTTACTAAGATTTACTTTGGACCACGTTTAAGTCTTGTAAAGGGATCTTTGGTCAATTAATTTGGATGAAATTTTGGCCTTTTAGACTTTGTTTGGATTTCTTTTCTTCCTCTTATTTATTTGGGCTTCTAATTTAGATTAAAGCAATTTTATTAACCATATTACATAATGTTAATGTGAATTAAACTATTTAATATGCCTTGAAATGATTATAATAGCTAGCATTTAAATTTGCAAATTAACTTACACTAATTGTTAAGTAAAACGCCATTGTAAGAACAAATATGTATAAAGTAtagaatttaaaaataatattattatttgatTAACTAAAGAAAAGTAATATACTTTTCATAAAATATGATAAGAGTGATTTATattaataatagtagtaataacaCTCATACTAATACTAATAATTCTAGTACTAATACTAATAATCATGATATAGTAGTAGTAATCATTGTGATTAAAAAAATAGTAGTAAAAATAAGGTATTTAGTTTATTAATAACTTTGAAGCTCAAGGAGATTAATCGAAAGAAAAGTGGGACAAAATTGGATATCAACAGGTTCTTTTATTAAAAGTTACTCATGTACAAATAATTACTCAGTAAAGGAAAATTGAGCTTGGCCCAGATATAAATAAATGACTATTGAATAGaccaaaaataaaatcaatctGGACTTCGGATAACCCTAGCTCGAATACCATATTAGTAGCACAAATCAACACAAATTTAGAAAAAACTTGAGTTTGGGTTCAAGAAAGAATGAGAAGAAAGAGAAACTTTTATTGAATTATTgatgaaaaatacaaaataaattcgTCTCTGAACAAATAATTAATCGGTAAAGAAAAATTAGGCTTGGCCCAGTTATAAATAAATCACTATTGAAATGGtccaataacaaaatcaatttgGCCTTCGGGGAACCCTAGCTCTAATATCATATTAGCGGCGAAAATCAACACAAATTTGAGAAAAACTTTAGCTAGTGTTCGAGAGATAAtgagaaggaaaagagaaaaacTTTTATTGAACTGTTgatgaaaatacaaaataaatctGTATCCGAAAATATCTAGAAATcggttattttattaaaaaaccCGAACCAAGTAGAAATAATTATTTTGTAAAGAAAAAATGGGCTTGGCCcaattataaataataattattgaatggtccaataataaaatcaatttggtgttcGGGGACGCTAGCTCTGATATCATGTTAGTAGCGAAAATGAACACAAATTTAGAAAAAACTTGAGCTAGGGTTCGAGAGAGAATGAGAAGAAAGAAGATAAACTTTTATTGAACTATTgatgaaaaatacaaaataaattcgTCTTTAAAAATATCTAGAAGTCAGTTCTTTTATTAAAAGACCCAACCCAGGTACAAATTAATCAGTAAAAAAAAATTGAGCTTGGCCCAGTTACAAATAAATGACTATTAAAATGGTCCAAATACAAAATTAATCTGGGCATCGGGGAACCCTAACTCTAATATCATGTTTGCAGTGAAAATCAACACAAAATTTAGAAAAACTTGAGCTAGGGTTCGAGAGAGAATGAGAAAAAGGAGAGAAACTTTTATTGAACTGTTgatgaaaaatacaaaataaatttaTCTCTAAAAATATCTGAAAGTCGGTTACTTTATGAAAAAATCCGACTCAGGTACAAAAATTAATCAGTAAAGAAAAATTAGGTTTAACCCAGTTATAAATAAATGACTACTAAAATGGACCAATAATAAAATCAATCTGGGTTACGTGGAACCCTAGCTCTGGTACCATGTTAGCAGCGGAAATCAACACAAATTTAGATAAAACTTGAGCTAGGGTTCGAGAGAGAatgagaagaaagagagaaactTTTATTGAACTATTAATGGAAATATTTGGAAGTAGGCTATATTATTAAAAGACCCGACCCAGGTACAAATAATTAATCAGTAAAGAAAAATTAGGCTTGACCCAGTTACAAATAAATGACTACTGATATGGACcaataacaaaataaatatggGTTTCGAAGAATAAGTCCAACATGACTTGGCTAAATCAACAGGTGGCTTGAACATAACTCATATCCAAATTGAAACAAAACAGCAATCCTCAAGAAAATTCTGCAATTTATGATTTACATAAACTGACAGACTCTAAATTAGATGGGTTCGCATATATTATATGAGAGGAAAAGAAGCATGGAATATGAACCCAACATAAGCTTCTTAgatagtccagaaaattattAAAGCACACAAATATCTCCCTCAAGTTGAGCTAAAGATAGATGAAGTTCTGATGAATAGGGAAATGCTATATTAGAATAATGCATAATCAACTAGAGGGACATTTCCTAAAGTGGCTCGGAGGAGATTGACTTGCAACAATTTGGGGAATCCAAAATGGGTATTCACATTATACCTAACAATCTAATGTTGACTATATACTAAGGACACACTAATAAAATAGAGCTCTGAGATTAGTCCAAGCTGTCCATTATGTGCATCAAAGGTGGAAGGCCATCAACGTCTTTTCTTCAAATGTATGTTTTCAACAAGCATATGGCATATGATGTTATAATGGCAATGCATTAGAAGGAATTCTTACAACTGAACGGAGCAAATAGAATGGGCAATCTCACATGCTAAAGGAAGGAGTAGTGTATAAAATGACTTTGCCTAGAACCATCTACCACATATGGCAGGAGTAGGGGTGGCAAACAGGCGGGGTCAGGTCAGATATGAACCGGTCAAAAATGATAAtacaaaaatggataaattatccaACCCGACCCATATTTAGTACTAATAAAAAATaggttaaccggcggataatatggatatccctattatccatgacttcttgaatatgatcacttttaggAGAATTCCTAGTTTTCAAAACTTAAGGAATCCCCAATtggaggctttacaaatgtaaaagttaaacccattagttatccattttctaagcggataatatgatttttatccatatttaacccgtttttaaaaagttcattatctaattcatttttaatggataatatgagtGCATAACTATTTTTCTTTATCCATTTTGCCATCACTAGGCTGGAGCATAATTGCAAATATTTTCAAGAGAAACAAAGAAGCTGTGAAGCTCTAATTCGTATGATCATCCAAGAAATGCACTGCAGGGGGAAATTGTGTCCAAGACTAGCCAGATAGTGCAAACTCTAAACTTTTATTCTTaactagcgtttggccatagattcctaaatttgttctgaaaaatctgatttgagtgaagtttggtttgaagatgaaaatgtgtttggacatcagttttcaaaacatatttcctatatttattttgaaaaaacatgaaacatgacttatacccacaagttctaaaaactatcacaaatacccaacataaccattatcaataacattcattatattatcgcaaaccatagtcctaacataaataaatttgatataaaattattatttttataatgaactacatgatacactatcaggtgaccgagaagacgaaacaacattgttacaaaataataaatggtgggctcttttataaaatacaaaagtttgggttaatttttaaaaaatataataatgatattttggcccaaaaccagctattgagttggttttgggatttgggattttgccaaaatataggcaaaatctatggccaaatatgtgtttgccaaataaaatccaaatttattttggcaaaatctatggtcaaacgggTCCTTAATATGTATTGTATATTTTATATGCTTGAAGGATAGGAAGTATAGAAGTAGTACGATCAGAAGTTGTTCTCTTAAATCAAGGCCAAATTCCAACATATAAATAATTTTCCTGGTAATGAAATAATTagttacaaaaaaataaaattaaataaatacctcaaaaaataattgagtggaaatttcctaaatTCAATTGACCAGATCCatgatgaaaaaataaaaataaagaaatttgaCCAGATCCCTCTCAAATCGAGCCCACTCGAGAGCCCGACCCGAACTTTCAAAACCACACCATTAACACCTAAAACATCCAGATCAAGGTAGCTCCTCGATCCACTCCTCCGCAGTCTCTCTCCTCCACTCCTCCGCCGTATACAACTCCTCTCCGCCATGGACACCGCCGGTTCACCCGACCCAAATCCACCACAACCCACCACCACCACCGTCGTCGACGATCCACTAAACAATCCATACACCTCCCTAAACATCCTCTGCCACGACCTCTCCGATCTCCAAGACCTAGCAACTCGCGGCGCGTGGAAATCAATCCTCGACAAAGTCGGCCACGCGCGTTCCCTTAATCTCCTCACTAAACCCCACGAACACCTCACCTACCTCACCTTCAACGCCTTAGCTCTCACCAAGCTCCGCCGCCCCGTCGATGCTAATCAAGAGCTCGAAACCCTCCTCGAAAATGGCCAAGAAGATTTCAACTCCCCACAATTCCATTACCAAAATTACCCTTCTCATTACCCCAACATGAAGGGCAATTTCGTCCCTTTCGCTCTCCGTTGGCTCCATGCTTATCTCCCCCAGGCGCTTGGCCAGCGCGTGAAGTCACTCGACCGGCTTTACACCCTACTTGATTACATTAGATCGAAAAAGGTTGAAACTTTAACCAACCCCAGTAAGGAATCTTGGAAAAGGAGGGAAATTTTGGTGTTGAACACGATAATTAGTCACCATTTGAGTCAAAAAGATTTTAAATTGTGCTTGGAGTTGTTGAATATGTTGATTGAGTTATGTGGGAATGATGATCCGAACGTGTTGTCGAAATTAGGGTATGTAAAAATGCAGTATGGTGATGTGGAGGGCGCGAAAAAGGCGTTTAATTCGGTGGAGGGGATGGTAGGGAGTGAAAGTGAAGCGGGGTTGAGGAATTTGGTGGGTAGGAATAAGGCATTAATGTATGTAGTGGAGAAAGATTATGTTTCTGCAGTTAGGGAGTATGAAGAGTGTATTGAAAGGGATGGAATGGATATGGTGGCAATGAATAATAAGGCTTTGTGTTTGATGTATTCGAGGGATTTATCCGATGCTATTAAGGTTTTGGAGAATGCTTTAGAGAGGGTTCCGACTGTGGCGTTGAACGAGACTCTTGTGGTGAATTTATGTAGTATGTATGAATTGGCTTATGTTAATCATTCGGATATTAAGAGGACGCTTAATAATTGGATTGCTAGAGTTGCTCCTGATGACTTTGACTCGACATGTACTCGAACATGAGGTATTGATTGTTCTTTGTAGATGTAATtgagaatgagaatgagaatTCGGATTACGTTTTACGTAATCTCATTTCCTCTTTCTAATTGTGATATTGTATTTTGTGATGCACTTTTTGTTGTCTTAGAATAGATCAACACTTGCCTTGGTGTTAGAAAGAGTTGACTACTTGTATTCTTTCCAGAAATGAAGAAATAATGAAGTTATTCTCAGTCACAATTTTTTGACTACGGAAGATTTTGATATGTCCAGAAAGCTGGTTTCTGCTCATGATGTTCCAGCATTAGCTAGATCACATCCCCATTAATCTAAAATGTTATCAAGATTCATCATAAAATTCGTAATGTGTGGAAGTAGTATATTATAAATGAGACATCAATCTCTTGATATTCCTTGTAGTTGGAGGACAATCTGAACCAGAGTGTTATGCTTCTGTGGTTTCTAAAACTGAATGTTAGGTTGTTCTCTGCTAATAGCTGCATAGTGCATCTGTTGGCTCCAAAAGCTATTGAACAAGGAGCGGAGCGAGCCTATTAGGTGCGGGTTCAGCCGAATCCAGTCACTTTTGCTAAGACACTGTATTTGTATTaggaaattcattaaatatgtataaatattcattatgtataaatatttatattaggaaatttattaaatatgtataaatatttaactGTGAACCAATAACAAAGACGAGCTATGGGTTCCATGACAAATCCAGAACCCATAAACGTCAAATCCTAGCCTTGCCTATGTTAATGGAACCCGTTTAATGTCCCGCAGTCAGTGTTTTTGAGAGCGAGAAGCGCAAAAAAGCGACAGGGGCTCGCCTCGCTTCAaaagcgaagcgcacgcttcattgaagtgaagcgcaattcttaataattaattttataaactgaaatacacattaaaaaaatcaaataaactaaaatataacatatatatatatatatatatatatataataattaattttataaagaactacacattaaaaaaatcaaataaactgaaaaatatagcatatatatataatagtaattaattttataaactaaaatacatattaaaattaataaataagaaaaataaaaggggaaaaaaaaagaaaaccctGCCCTAGCTGTGCAGACGCTGGACGAGAAAAACtgaaaagagaagagaagaagaagaagaaggaagaaagaaggaagaagaaagaaaaaaagataaaatgCCTTAGGGTGAGCAGACGCCTGGATGGGAACAAGAAGGAGAAAGAAGGAAGAAGAAAgtagaaagaaaaaaaggagaagaagaaaggacaagaagaagaaagaagaaaaattaccTGGAGGAAGTCTCTGGCGAATGAAACCCTAGCAGCAGCAATTGATTTTGGGAAGAAGAGAGAAATGGTCGATCAATTTGGTCTTAGGGGTCTGTTTTGTATAATAAAAAACAGACCCAaactttttttttaaacaaaCTGACCCCTTTCGACTGAAGCGAGCGCTTCTGCGCTTCACGCTTCTTCGACTGAAGCGAGCGCTTCATCTGGTCGAGTCACCTCAGGCATGGAAAAACGAGCAGCCATCGCTTCGTGtcgcttctcgcttaaagcgaCGAAGTGATCGCTTTTTAAAACACTGCCCGCAGTATTTGGTGAAGTTAAATTTTCTGCTCTTGGAAAGAGCTTTAAGTACTAGCTTGCC
This sequence is a window from Nicotiana tomentosiformis chromosome 5, ASM39032v3, whole genome shotgun sequence. Protein-coding genes within it:
- the LOC104114251 gene encoding uncharacterized protein, which gives rise to MDTAGSPDPNPPQPTTTTVVDDPLNNPYTSLNILCHDLSDLQDLATRGAWKSILDKVGHARSLNLLTKPHEHLTYLTFNALALTKLRRPVDANQELETLLENGQEDFNSPQFHYQNYPSHYPNMKGNFVPFALRWLHAYLPQALGQRVKSLDRLYTLLDYIRSKKVETLTNPSKESWKRREILVLNTIISHHLSQKDFKLCLELLNMLIELCGNDDPNVLSKLGYVKMQYGDVEGAKKAFNSVEGMVGSESEAGLRNLVGRNKALMYVVEKDYVSAVREYEECIERDGMDMVAMNNKALCLMYSRDLSDAIKVLENALERVPTVALNETLVVNLCSMYELAYVNHSDIKRTLNNWIARVAPDDFDSTCTRT